One region of Vigna angularis cultivar LongXiaoDou No.4 chromosome 10, ASM1680809v1, whole genome shotgun sequence genomic DNA includes:
- the LOC108336061 gene encoding two-component response regulator ORR21 isoform X6, producing MAQSRSAAGACKGATAEFPAGLRVLVVDDDATTLRIIEQMSIRCRYRVTTCTEATVALNLLRERKGCFDVVLSDVHMPDMDGYKLLEHVGLEMDLPVITEVVKAPKKRSSLKEEDIELESDDPATSKKPRVVWSVELHQQFVSAVNQLGLDKAVPKRILELMNVPGLTRENVASHLQGWLTRLPVVDEKFRLYLKRLSGVAQQQNGMLNAVPGTIESNLSATGRFDIQALAAAGHVPPETLAALHAELLGRPATNILSTADQATLLQASIGLKHSHAEHAVAYGQPFVKCPSNIGKDFPPSFLTANDMSSGYGAWPSSNNTMGSVRPNNSDERVGTQYNNILMDILDHQQRQQPQQKQQQHQQQKQQQQQPLIHDQSCSINVQPSCLVVPSQSCDTLQAVNGSASVNQNCSFGMNAVIDYSLLSQKSNNSVSASQFSGGDTKARAVLYAHTMPSTCSMSSINGSIQQLQNSTLTFGGARPLPSPLPMSDRQDPYGLKSGDSFDQVCLRNIGFIGKGTCIPNRFVQNEIESSVSDFSQMKVNVDSTGNALKEEPNFINMQKVSRPIVERYQSCDHSSVFTE from the exons ATGGCTCAGTCGCGTTCCGCCGCCGGCGCATGCAAGGGTGCCACGGCGGAGTTCCCGGCGGGGCTAAGGGTTTTGGTCGTCGACGATGACGCCACCACGCTGAGGATTATAGAGCAAATGTCAATTCGATGCCGTTACCGCg TTACCACGTGCACTGAGGCTACTGTGGCTTTGAATCTTCTGCGGGAAAGGAAAGGTTGTTTTGATGTGGTACTGAGTGATGTTCATATGCCAGACATGGATGGTTATAAGCTCCTTGAACATGTTGGGCTGGAAATGGACCTTCCTGTAATTA CAGAAGTAGTTAAAGCACCAAAAAAGAGGAGCAGtttaaaagaagaagatattgaATTGGAGAGTGATGATCCAGCCACATCTAAGAAGCCTCGCGTAGTGTGGTCAGTAGAACTGCACCAACAATTTGTCAGTGCTGTGAATCAACTTGGGCTTGATA AGGCTGTGCCAAAGAGAATTCTTGAATTGATGAATGTCCCTGGTTTGACTAGAGAAAACGTTGCCAGTCATTTGCAG GGGTGGTTGACGAGGTTGCCTGTTGTGGATGAG AAATTTAGACTTTACTTGAAGCGATTAAGTGGAGTGGCACAGCAACAGAATGGGATGCTAAATGCAGTTCCTGGGACTATAGAATCCAACCTGAGCGCTACTGGAAGATTTGACATACAAGCTTTGGCTGCTGCTGGCCATGTTCCGCCTGAAACACTTGCAGCCCTTCATGCTGAGCTCTTAGGTCGCCCTGCAACTAACATATTGTCTACAGCGGACCAGGCTACATTGCTGCAAGCATCCATTGGGCTAAAACATTCCCATGCTGAACATGCTGTGGCGTATGGTCAGCCTTTTGTAAAGTGTCCTTCCAACATTGGCAAGGATTTTCCTCCCTCTTTCTTAACTGCAAATGACATGTCGTCAGGATATGGTGCATGGCCATCATCTAATAATACAATGGGTTCAGTGAGACCCAATAATAGCGATGAAAGAGTGGGTACTCAGTATAATAACATACTGATGGATATATTAGATCACCAACAAAGGCAGCAACCCCAGCAAAAACAACAGCAGCACCAGCAGCaaaagcaacaacaacaacagcctCTGATACATGATCAGAGTTGTTCAATCAATGTTCAACCATCTTGCTTGGTGGTTCCATCTCAATCCTGTGACACTCTACAGGCAGTAAACGGTTCTGCTTCTGTCAATCAGAATTGCAGTTTTGGCATGAATGCCGTTATTGATTATAGTTTATTGTCACAGAAATCAAATAATTCTGTTAGTGCATCTCAATTTTCCGGTGGGGACACAAAAGCTCGAGCTGTTCTCTATGCTCATACTATGCCCTCCACTTGTTCTATGAGCTCCATTAATGGCAGTATTCAGCAGCTTCAAAACTCAACTTTGACATTTGGTGGTGCAAGACCTTTGCCTAGCCCTTTGCCTATGTCTGATAGACAAGATCCCTATGGTTTGAAATCAGGTGATTCATTTGATCAAGTGTGCCTTAGGAATATTGGGTTTATTGGTAAAGGTACCTGTATTCCAAATAGGTTTGttcaaaatgaaattgaatCATCTGTCAGTGATTTTAGTCAAATGAAAGTCAATGTAGATAGCACTGGCAACGCACTGAAGGAGGAgccaaattttataaatatgcaAAAAGTGAGTCGCCCAATCGTTGAAAGATATCAATCTTGTGATCATTCAAGTGTGTTTACTGAATAG
- the LOC108336061 gene encoding two-component response regulator ORR21 isoform X7: protein MAQSRSAAGACKGATAEFPAGLRVLVVDDDATTLRIIEQMSIRCRYRVTTCTEATVALNLLRERKGCFDVVLSDVHMPDMDGYKLLEHVGLEMDLPVITEVVKAPKKRSSLKEEDIELESDDPATSKKPRVVWSVELHQQFVSAVNQLGLDKAVPKRILELMNVPGLTRENVASHLQKFRLYLKRLSGVAQQQNGMLNAVPGTIESNLSATGRFDIQALAAAGHVPPETLAALHAELLGRPATNILSTADQATLLQASIGLKHSHAEHAVAYGQPFVKCPSNIGKDFPPSFLTANDMSSGYGAWPSSNNTMGSVRPNNSDERVGTQYNNILMDILDHQQRQQPQQKQQQHQQQKQQQQQPLIHDQSCSINVQPSCLVVPSQSCDTLQAVNGSASVNQNCSFGMNAVIDYSLLSQKSNNSVSASQFSGGDTKARAVLYAHTMPSTCSMSSINGSIQQLQNSTLTFGGARPLPSPLPMSDRQDPYGLKSGDSFDQVCLRNIGFIGKGTCIPNRFVQNEIESSVSDFSQMKVNVDSTGNALKEEPNFINMQKVSRPIVERYQSCDHSSVFTE from the exons ATGGCTCAGTCGCGTTCCGCCGCCGGCGCATGCAAGGGTGCCACGGCGGAGTTCCCGGCGGGGCTAAGGGTTTTGGTCGTCGACGATGACGCCACCACGCTGAGGATTATAGAGCAAATGTCAATTCGATGCCGTTACCGCg TTACCACGTGCACTGAGGCTACTGTGGCTTTGAATCTTCTGCGGGAAAGGAAAGGTTGTTTTGATGTGGTACTGAGTGATGTTCATATGCCAGACATGGATGGTTATAAGCTCCTTGAACATGTTGGGCTGGAAATGGACCTTCCTGTAATTA CAGAAGTAGTTAAAGCACCAAAAAAGAGGAGCAGtttaaaagaagaagatattgaATTGGAGAGTGATGATCCAGCCACATCTAAGAAGCCTCGCGTAGTGTGGTCAGTAGAACTGCACCAACAATTTGTCAGTGCTGTGAATCAACTTGGGCTTGATA AGGCTGTGCCAAAGAGAATTCTTGAATTGATGAATGTCCCTGGTTTGACTAGAGAAAACGTTGCCAGTCATTTGCAG AAATTTAGACTTTACTTGAAGCGATTAAGTGGAGTGGCACAGCAACAGAATGGGATGCTAAATGCAGTTCCTGGGACTATAGAATCCAACCTGAGCGCTACTGGAAGATTTGACATACAAGCTTTGGCTGCTGCTGGCCATGTTCCGCCTGAAACACTTGCAGCCCTTCATGCTGAGCTCTTAGGTCGCCCTGCAACTAACATATTGTCTACAGCGGACCAGGCTACATTGCTGCAAGCATCCATTGGGCTAAAACATTCCCATGCTGAACATGCTGTGGCGTATGGTCAGCCTTTTGTAAAGTGTCCTTCCAACATTGGCAAGGATTTTCCTCCCTCTTTCTTAACTGCAAATGACATGTCGTCAGGATATGGTGCATGGCCATCATCTAATAATACAATGGGTTCAGTGAGACCCAATAATAGCGATGAAAGAGTGGGTACTCAGTATAATAACATACTGATGGATATATTAGATCACCAACAAAGGCAGCAACCCCAGCAAAAACAACAGCAGCACCAGCAGCaaaagcaacaacaacaacagcctCTGATACATGATCAGAGTTGTTCAATCAATGTTCAACCATCTTGCTTGGTGGTTCCATCTCAATCCTGTGACACTCTACAGGCAGTAAACGGTTCTGCTTCTGTCAATCAGAATTGCAGTTTTGGCATGAATGCCGTTATTGATTATAGTTTATTGTCACAGAAATCAAATAATTCTGTTAGTGCATCTCAATTTTCCGGTGGGGACACAAAAGCTCGAGCTGTTCTCTATGCTCATACTATGCCCTCCACTTGTTCTATGAGCTCCATTAATGGCAGTATTCAGCAGCTTCAAAACTCAACTTTGACATTTGGTGGTGCAAGACCTTTGCCTAGCCCTTTGCCTATGTCTGATAGACAAGATCCCTATGGTTTGAAATCAGGTGATTCATTTGATCAAGTGTGCCTTAGGAATATTGGGTTTATTGGTAAAGGTACCTGTATTCCAAATAGGTTTGttcaaaatgaaattgaatCATCTGTCAGTGATTTTAGTCAAATGAAAGTCAATGTAGATAGCACTGGCAACGCACTGAAGGAGGAgccaaattttataaatatgcaAAAAGTGAGTCGCCCAATCGTTGAAAGATATCAATCTTGTGATCATTCAAGTGTGTTTACTGAATAG
- the LOC108336061 gene encoding two-component response regulator ORR21 isoform X8, translating into MAQSRSAAGACKGATAEFPAGLRVLVVDDDATTLRIIEQMSIRCRYRVTTCTEATVALNLLRERKGCFDVVLSDVHMPDMDGYKLLEHVGLEMDLPVITEVVKAPKKRSSLKEEDIELESDDPATSKKPRVVWSVELHQQFVSAVNQLGLDKAVPKRILELMNVPGLTRENVASHLQKFRLYLKRLSGVAQQQNGMLNAVPGTIESNLSATGRFDIQALAAAGHVPPETLAALHAELLGRPATNILSTADQATLLQASIGLKHSHAEHAVAYGQPFVKCPSNIGKDFPPSFLTANDMSSGYGAWPSSNNTMGSVRPNNSDERVGTQYNNILMDILDHQQRQQPQQKQQQHQQQKQQQQQPLIHDQSCSINVQPSCLVVPSQSCDTLQKSNNSVSASQFSGGDTKARAVLYAHTMPSTCSMSSINGSIQQLQNSTLTFGGARPLPSPLPMSDRQDPYGLKSGDSFDQVCLRNIGFIGKGTCIPNRFVQNEIESSVSDFSQMKVNVDSTGNALKEEPNFINMQKVSRPIVERYQSCDHSSVFTE; encoded by the exons ATGGCTCAGTCGCGTTCCGCCGCCGGCGCATGCAAGGGTGCCACGGCGGAGTTCCCGGCGGGGCTAAGGGTTTTGGTCGTCGACGATGACGCCACCACGCTGAGGATTATAGAGCAAATGTCAATTCGATGCCGTTACCGCg TTACCACGTGCACTGAGGCTACTGTGGCTTTGAATCTTCTGCGGGAAAGGAAAGGTTGTTTTGATGTGGTACTGAGTGATGTTCATATGCCAGACATGGATGGTTATAAGCTCCTTGAACATGTTGGGCTGGAAATGGACCTTCCTGTAATTA CAGAAGTAGTTAAAGCACCAAAAAAGAGGAGCAGtttaaaagaagaagatattgaATTGGAGAGTGATGATCCAGCCACATCTAAGAAGCCTCGCGTAGTGTGGTCAGTAGAACTGCACCAACAATTTGTCAGTGCTGTGAATCAACTTGGGCTTGATA AGGCTGTGCCAAAGAGAATTCTTGAATTGATGAATGTCCCTGGTTTGACTAGAGAAAACGTTGCCAGTCATTTGCAG AAATTTAGACTTTACTTGAAGCGATTAAGTGGAGTGGCACAGCAACAGAATGGGATGCTAAATGCAGTTCCTGGGACTATAGAATCCAACCTGAGCGCTACTGGAAGATTTGACATACAAGCTTTGGCTGCTGCTGGCCATGTTCCGCCTGAAACACTTGCAGCCCTTCATGCTGAGCTCTTAGGTCGCCCTGCAACTAACATATTGTCTACAGCGGACCAGGCTACATTGCTGCAAGCATCCATTGGGCTAAAACATTCCCATGCTGAACATGCTGTGGCGTATGGTCAGCCTTTTGTAAAGTGTCCTTCCAACATTGGCAAGGATTTTCCTCCCTCTTTCTTAACTGCAAATGACATGTCGTCAGGATATGGTGCATGGCCATCATCTAATAATACAATGGGTTCAGTGAGACCCAATAATAGCGATGAAAGAGTGGGTACTCAGTATAATAACATACTGATGGATATATTAGATCACCAACAAAGGCAGCAACCCCAGCAAAAACAACAGCAGCACCAGCAGCaaaagcaacaacaacaacagcctCTGATACATGATCAGAGTTGTTCAATCAATGTTCAACCATCTTGCTTGGTGGTTCCATCTCAATCCTGTGACACTCTACAG AAATCAAATAATTCTGTTAGTGCATCTCAATTTTCCGGTGGGGACACAAAAGCTCGAGCTGTTCTCTATGCTCATACTATGCCCTCCACTTGTTCTATGAGCTCCATTAATGGCAGTATTCAGCAGCTTCAAAACTCAACTTTGACATTTGGTGGTGCAAGACCTTTGCCTAGCCCTTTGCCTATGTCTGATAGACAAGATCCCTATGGTTTGAAATCAGGTGATTCATTTGATCAAGTGTGCCTTAGGAATATTGGGTTTATTGGTAAAGGTACCTGTATTCCAAATAGGTTTGttcaaaatgaaattgaatCATCTGTCAGTGATTTTAGTCAAATGAAAGTCAATGTAGATAGCACTGGCAACGCACTGAAGGAGGAgccaaattttataaatatgcaAAAAGTGAGTCGCCCAATCGTTGAAAGATATCAATCTTGTGATCATTCAAGTGTGTTTACTGAATAG